One Larus michahellis chromosome 11, bLarMic1.1, whole genome shotgun sequence genomic region harbors:
- the DELE1 gene encoding death ligand signal enhancer isoform X1, whose product MVWRRSIPPRLRGWGRPKPPPGALPVRAPLSPSPGVGAAAAVPRKARRDPPLPRPLPLLYGPGRRRRATRPLYGAAGGMWRLLLGRGLGRCWPPPARPACAAGPATPPNDSRGPSPERAPGSQNGQGGGRQQPLPGLVPRYSVLEAVTWGALGALLLQLVRQVSWLRSLPDARREHRSLWLSSLPSQQTGVTEASTSCPSAQLGSHFQQEASPEVVSENSSSGIPSGQGESQPWAEVGQFRTSESSSLGTVLCTPKGDPAQRGRLEEAAFQLQQIFRIDISIALNILGIESMRAGHYRVAYTCFKLAADRGYSKAQFNVGLCYEHGRGTEKDLEKAAFYYYHAASSRHPMAQYRYARYLLCHRPENEWDRHQKAVTLLEQAATAGITEAQAYLGVFYMRGLQPKEKRGLKYLLLAAKNGDAQSRYHVGVCYEKGLGVQQNLAEAMKHYRQSAAAGNGNARERLRVLEEEVEDVQTKHPFPSGIRASSSSPCFWTIERVPAGLHATQPRQSASALPHSWSADGLHMMMLGGAGWSRALGNGATSLELQCLEPHHCCF is encoded by the exons ATGGTATGGCGCCGCTCTATCCCCCCTCGCCTCAGGGGCTGGGGCCGCCCGAAGCCGCCCCCCGGCGCTTTGCCCGTGCgggctcccctctccccctcgcCCGGTGttggtgccgccgccgccgtcccgcggAAAGCCCGTCGGGACCCGCcgctccctcggcctctccccCTTCTCTATGGCCCAGGCCGCCGTCGCCGGGCAACGCGCCCTCTCTACGGTGCGGCGGGCGGGAtgtggcggctgctgctgggccGCGGCCTGGGCCGCTGctggccgccccccgcccgccccgcctgcgccgccggccccgccacccCGCCGAACGACAGCCGCGGGCCCAGCCCGGAGCG AGCGCCGGGTTCTCAGAATggacaaggaggaggaaggcagcagcccctgcccggccTCGTGCCCCGCTACTCGGTGCTGGAGGCAGTCAcctgg GGAGCGCTCGGTGCGCTGCTTCTGCAGCTGGTCAGACAGGTCTCGTGGCTGAGATCGCTGCCGGACGCCAGGAGAGAGCACAGGTCTCTCTGGCTCTCTTCATTGCCCTCTCAGCAGACAG GGGTGACTGAAGCCTCAACCAGCTGTCCCAGTGCGCAGCTGGGGTCCCACTTCCAGCAGGAAGCAAGTCCAGAGGTCGTATCAGAGAACTCATCCTCAGGTATCCCCTCAGGGCAAGGAGagagccagccctgggcagaAGTGG ggCAGTTCCGCACCTCTGAGAGCTCCAGCCTGGGGACAGTTCTCTGCACTCCAAAG GGTGACCCAGCTCAGCGAGGACGTTTAGAggaagctgctttccagttgcAGCAGATTTTCCGGATTGACATTTCCATTGCATTGAATATCCTCG GGATTGAAAGTATGAGAGCGGGCCATTACAGGGTAGCCTATACCTGCTTTAAACTGGCAGCGGATCGAGGCTACAGCAAAGCCCAGTTCAACGTGGGTCTGTGTTACGAGCATGGCAGAGGCACGGAAAAAGACTTGGAAAAG gCAGCTTTTTATTACTACCACGCGGCCAGCAGCCGTCACCCCATGGCACAGTACCGCTACGCTCGATACCTCTTGTGCCACAGACCTGAAAATGAATGGGACAGGCATCAGAAAGCAGTGACTCTGCTGGAGCAAGCAGCTACGGCCGGGATTACAGAG GCACAGGCTTATCTTGGGGTGTTCTACATGAGGGGGCTGCAACCCAAGGAAAAGAGAGGTCTGAAGtacctgctgctggcagcgaAGAACGGT GATGCCCAAAGCAGGTATCATGTGGGCGTTTGCTATGAGAAGGGCCTTGGAGTGCAGCAGAACCTGGCAGAAGCGATGAAGCACTACCGACAGTCAGCTGCTGCGGGGAACGGGAACGCCCGGGAGAGACTGCGAGTGTTAGAAGAGGAGGTGGAAG ATGTGCAAACAAAGCATCCCTTCCCTTCCGGAATAAGAGCCTCTTCCTCTAGCCCCTGTTTCTGGACTATTGAGCGTGTGCCTGCGGGACTCCACGCCACCCAGCCAAGACAATCTGCCTCCGCCCTGCCCCACTCTTGGAGCGCAGACGGACTCCACATGATGATGCTCGGCGGTGCAGGATGGAGCCGTGCCCTCGGAAACGGGGCAACGTCACTGGAGCTGCAGTGCTTGGAGCCCCACCACTGCTGTTTTTAG
- the DELE1 gene encoding death ligand signal enhancer isoform X2, producing the protein MVWRRSIPPRLRGWGRPKPPPGALPVRAPLSPSPGVGAAAAVPRKARRDPPLPRPLPLLYGPGRRRRATRPLYGAAGGMWRLLLGRGLGRCWPPPARPACAAGPATPPNDSRGPSPERAPGSQNGQGGGRQQPLPGLVPRYSVLEAVTWGALGALLLQLVRQVSWLRSLPDARREHRSLWLSSLPSQQTGVTEASTSCPSAQLGSHFQQEASPEVVSENSSSGQFRTSESSSLGTVLCTPKGDPAQRGRLEEAAFQLQQIFRIDISIALNILGIESMRAGHYRVAYTCFKLAADRGYSKAQFNVGLCYEHGRGTEKDLEKAAFYYYHAASSRHPMAQYRYARYLLCHRPENEWDRHQKAVTLLEQAATAGITEAQAYLGVFYMRGLQPKEKRGLKYLLLAAKNGDAQSRYHVGVCYEKGLGVQQNLAEAMKHYRQSAAAGNGNARERLRVLEEEVEDVQTKHPFPSGIRASSSSPCFWTIERVPAGLHATQPRQSASALPHSWSADGLHMMMLGGAGWSRALGNGATSLELQCLEPHHCCF; encoded by the exons ATGGTATGGCGCCGCTCTATCCCCCCTCGCCTCAGGGGCTGGGGCCGCCCGAAGCCGCCCCCCGGCGCTTTGCCCGTGCgggctcccctctccccctcgcCCGGTGttggtgccgccgccgccgtcccgcggAAAGCCCGTCGGGACCCGCcgctccctcggcctctccccCTTCTCTATGGCCCAGGCCGCCGTCGCCGGGCAACGCGCCCTCTCTACGGTGCGGCGGGCGGGAtgtggcggctgctgctgggccGCGGCCTGGGCCGCTGctggccgccccccgcccgccccgcctgcgccgccggccccgccacccCGCCGAACGACAGCCGCGGGCCCAGCCCGGAGCG AGCGCCGGGTTCTCAGAATggacaaggaggaggaaggcagcagcccctgcccggccTCGTGCCCCGCTACTCGGTGCTGGAGGCAGTCAcctgg GGAGCGCTCGGTGCGCTGCTTCTGCAGCTGGTCAGACAGGTCTCGTGGCTGAGATCGCTGCCGGACGCCAGGAGAGAGCACAGGTCTCTCTGGCTCTCTTCATTGCCCTCTCAGCAGACAG GGGTGACTGAAGCCTCAACCAGCTGTCCCAGTGCGCAGCTGGGGTCCCACTTCCAGCAGGAAGCAAGTCCAGAGGTCGTATCAGAGAACTCATCCTCAG ggCAGTTCCGCACCTCTGAGAGCTCCAGCCTGGGGACAGTTCTCTGCACTCCAAAG GGTGACCCAGCTCAGCGAGGACGTTTAGAggaagctgctttccagttgcAGCAGATTTTCCGGATTGACATTTCCATTGCATTGAATATCCTCG GGATTGAAAGTATGAGAGCGGGCCATTACAGGGTAGCCTATACCTGCTTTAAACTGGCAGCGGATCGAGGCTACAGCAAAGCCCAGTTCAACGTGGGTCTGTGTTACGAGCATGGCAGAGGCACGGAAAAAGACTTGGAAAAG gCAGCTTTTTATTACTACCACGCGGCCAGCAGCCGTCACCCCATGGCACAGTACCGCTACGCTCGATACCTCTTGTGCCACAGACCTGAAAATGAATGGGACAGGCATCAGAAAGCAGTGACTCTGCTGGAGCAAGCAGCTACGGCCGGGATTACAGAG GCACAGGCTTATCTTGGGGTGTTCTACATGAGGGGGCTGCAACCCAAGGAAAAGAGAGGTCTGAAGtacctgctgctggcagcgaAGAACGGT GATGCCCAAAGCAGGTATCATGTGGGCGTTTGCTATGAGAAGGGCCTTGGAGTGCAGCAGAACCTGGCAGAAGCGATGAAGCACTACCGACAGTCAGCTGCTGCGGGGAACGGGAACGCCCGGGAGAGACTGCGAGTGTTAGAAGAGGAGGTGGAAG ATGTGCAAACAAAGCATCCCTTCCCTTCCGGAATAAGAGCCTCTTCCTCTAGCCCCTGTTTCTGGACTATTGAGCGTGTGCCTGCGGGACTCCACGCCACCCAGCCAAGACAATCTGCCTCCGCCCTGCCCCACTCTTGGAGCGCAGACGGACTCCACATGATGATGCTCGGCGGTGCAGGATGGAGCCGTGCCCTCGGAAACGGGGCAACGTCACTGGAGCTGCAGTGCTTGGAGCCCCACCACTGCTGTTTTTAG